AAACATGTCAACTAAATATTCAATATCATCTATAAAACATTGTTCAGTTATATTATAATTATCAAATATATAGCTTAAATTATCATCTATATCTAATTCATTATCAATTCTCATTAAAGCATATTTTAAATTAACCATACTAACACTAGAATATCTTTTAGTATCCACACAATTAGAAGCCTTTACTATATATTGATAACACTCATATTGTTCTCTTACATTTTCATTACTTTCTTTACATATTGTATCAATAAATCTATTATCTGCTTCTGAAAGATTAATTTTAGTAGCACTAATACCATCTATTATGTAATTACTATCATTAAACATTCTTAGTATCTCATTTAATGTAAAAAATCTTAAATGAGTCCTATCCAAAATCCCTGAATCAGTATATGTAAAATTACCTTGTACAAGATTTCTTAAAACGGATACATGCATAATATTTGGTATACTTGATATCAAACTCCCATCTTTCTTTAGATATCTCTTTAGGTTATTGACTATCTTCCATGGATTAACTAAATGTTCAAGTACATCTCCCAATATTATATAATCGAAGAAATTTTTATTATAATCTAATTGTACTTTTTCTATATCTGCTATCAGTATATCTCCAATATTTTTTGCTAATTTACCTGCAGATTCACTTATTTCTATTCCATATACTGATAAATTTTTATATGTATTTTTTATTTCTAAAAGAGTAGCTCCTATACCACAACCTATTTCTAGAACATTAATATTTTTCTCTACATCACAGTCTATTTCAGAAATTAAGTCAGTTCGTATCATTCCACTATATTCTGAATTAAAGCCCCATTTAGTCTCAAATTTTCTTCTATTGATATCCATTATGTCTGTATATTTATTGCGATTTTCTTTAAAAGATACACTTCCAAAATGGTGTATAAAAGTATCCTGACATAATAGCAACTTATATCCTTCTTCTAACATTCTAAAAGATAAGTCATCATCTTCAAAATTTCCAGGTGTAAATAACTCATCTAAAACACCCACATTATCTAATACATATTTCTTTATCAACATACAGAAACCAACTAATTTAACTCTATATTTCCATGAATTGATATTAGATTTATTTATTTTTTGTGCAAATATAAACATATCCTCAATTGATTTGTAGTCCACATTAATTTGTTGATAATATGAGCATGCATTTGTTATTGGACCTACAGCTCCTATATTATCTTGTGACCATAAAGCCTTATTTAAATTATAAAGCCAACTAGGAGTAACTATTACATCATTATTTAATAATAATATATTTTCACCCTTAGCTAGTTCAATACCTTGGTTACACCCTTTTGGGAATCCTAAGTTTTTATTGTTATATACAGACTTTATATCAGATTGCTCTTTTAACCAATCTACGGTTCCATCAGAAGAGTTATTATCAATTATTATTATTTCATATTTATTTTTTGGCGTAAATTTTCTAATACTTTCAATACATAATTTGGTATATTCTATTTGATTATATGTCAATATTATTATGCTAGTAAATTTTATATCATTATTTTCACATGTATATTGCCAATTTTTTATTATATCTTTAGATTTTTCACTAACTGTTATTGGTATGCTCATTCTCTAAGTCTCCTATTTTTAAATTTATCTTAAACTGTTTAAGTATTCTATATTATATATAGTATCTTCATTTTCTACATCTAATGATAATGCCTTTTTTAACATAAAATCAGCCTCATCAAACTTATTTTCAAACATATATAAAATTCCCTTTATATTTAAAATATTTACGTCATCTATAAATGTTTTTGAATAGTCTTCTACCAATAATTTTGCATCATTTATTTTGCCATTTTCAATCATATTTTCTATACTAATAATAAAGCTACTTTTCAATTCTTTGAATTCCTGACTTTCTTTTATAGTTTCTTCTAATTCGTTTATAAGTATTTTTATTATTTTATTATAAAAAGGATATTCGTTTAGTAATTTTCTCATATTATGTATATATTCTAATTTTTCATCAGCATTACTTAGCTTATTTTTAATGTCAAGTATATGCTTAAACTCTATAGTAAATTTATCTAAATCATTACATACAAACTTTATTAATTCAAAATCACTTAGATTACTATATATGTATTTTATGTATTTATAAGAGTACATTATATAAAGATAAAAAATATCCTTATACTTTTCATCACTTAGGCTAATATGTTCTAAAACCACTTTAGATATAACTTTATATACTCTTATCTTTTCTATTTCTGATGTATTTGGACGGTTAATTATATATTTATATAATTTTAAATTAAAACTTCTTTCAAATGCTA
This sequence is a window from Clostridioides difficile. Protein-coding genes within it:
- a CDS encoding bifunctional glycosyltransferase family 2 protein/class I SAM-dependent methyltransferase codes for the protein MSIPITVSEKSKDIIKNWQYTCENNDIKFTSIIILTYNQIEYTKLCIESIRKFTPKNKYEIIIIDNNSSDGTVDWLKEQSDIKSVYNNKNLGFPKGCNQGIELAKGENILLLNNDVIVTPSWLYNLNKALWSQDNIGAVGPITNACSYYQQINVDYKSIEDMFIFAQKINKSNINSWKYRVKLVGFCMLIKKYVLDNVGVLDELFTPGNFEDDDLSFRMLEEGYKLLLCQDTFIHHFGSVSFKENRNKYTDIMDINRRKFETKWGFNSEYSGMIRTDLISEIDCDVEKNINVLEIGCGIGATLLEIKNTYKNLSVYGIEISESAGKLAKNIGDILIADIEKVQLDYNKNFFDYIILGDVLEHLVNPWKIVNNLKRYLKKDGSLISSIPNIMHVSVLRNLVQGNFTYTDSGILDRTHLRFFTLNEILRMFNDSNYIIDGISATKINLSEADNRFIDTICKESNENVREQYECYQYIVKASNCVDTKRYSSVSMVNLKYALMRIDNELDIDDNLSYIFDNYNITEQCFIDDIEYLVDMFSINKTTILNRLGAEAFNRGIGDFSISMFMMALNIDRDNIDTIYNITSVLCDLEEFEIAYDLIKNSSEKVQSESDIQEILYFIEGRKKYE